A single window of Narcine bancroftii isolate sNarBan1 chromosome 1, sNarBan1.hap1, whole genome shotgun sequence DNA harbors:
- the LOC138747657 gene encoding uncharacterized protein: protein MQVGTGTRYSGYSVVDGKQELVIEAGRLPGHWSAQSCELYALCRALHELENKVGTIYTDSKYAFGVVHTFGKIWKERGMITGKGQKLAHEQLITQSLEALTLPSDIAIVHVRGHQTGNSPEARGNRQADAAAKQAALAEKIHIYQLLPTPIEIKKNPIFSREEEVAMRDKGFYQTADGLWWTVDGRQVINKAIARQVIDQLHQQTH, encoded by the coding sequence gaacccgctatagcgggtatagtgtagtggacggtaaacaggaactggtgatcgaagctggtcgcctccctggtcattggtcagcacaatcctgtgagctatatgccctctgtagagcactccacgaactagagaacaaggtaggaacgatctacactgattctaaatatgcttttggtgtagtccataccttcggtaagatatggaaagaaagagggatgataactggcaaaggacaaaagttagcccatgaacagttaattacccaatccctagaggctttaacactcccgtccgatattgccattgtacatgtgcggggacatcagactggtaacagtcctgaagctagaggaaacaggcaggctgatgcagctgccaaacaggcggcattagcagaaaagattcacatatACCAGCTACTACCCACGccgatagagattaaaaagaatcccatcttttcacgggaagaggaggtcgcaatgagagataagggattttaccagactgccgacgggttgtggtggacagtagacggacggcaagttattaacaaagccatagcccgccaagtcatagatcagttacatcaacaaacacattaG